A single window of Jiangella alkaliphila DNA harbors:
- a CDS encoding DUF1707 SHOCT-like domain-containing protein: MSTEEPRGPAERDASLMRVSHADRDRMVEILRDAAADGRLDTEELEERVERALTARTFADLEPLTEGLPVAPVAPPAPAPAVPAAPPADEIVRWEVAGQRLRREGAWTVPRVIELAMMGGSARLDYTVARLPEGGQSTLRISTAGGRLRLTVPPGVAVDLSGVAAAGGRIRDHASRRAVPGTVTHVVTVTGTMFGGSIRVESA, from the coding sequence ATGAGCACCGAGGAGCCGCGCGGCCCGGCCGAGCGCGACGCGAGCCTGATGCGGGTCTCGCACGCCGACCGCGACCGGATGGTCGAGATCCTGCGCGACGCGGCCGCGGACGGACGGCTGGACACCGAGGAGCTGGAGGAGCGGGTGGAGCGGGCGCTCACCGCGCGCACCTTCGCCGACCTGGAGCCGCTGACAGAGGGCCTGCCGGTCGCGCCGGTCGCACCGCCCGCGCCGGCGCCGGCGGTTCCGGCAGCGCCGCCGGCCGACGAGATCGTGCGGTGGGAGGTGGCCGGCCAGCGGCTGCGCCGCGAGGGCGCGTGGACCGTGCCGCGCGTCATCGAGCTCGCCATGATGGGCGGCTCGGCCCGGCTGGACTACACCGTGGCGCGGCTCCCGGAGGGCGGGCAGAGCACGCTGCGCATCTCGACGGCCGGCGGACGGTTGCGGCTGACGGTGCCGCCGGGGGTCGCGGTGGACTTGAGCGGGGTCGCGGCGGCCGGCGGACGGATCCGCGACCACGCCTCCCGGCGCGCCGTGCCGGGCACGGTGACGCATGTGGTCACCGTGACCGGCACGATGTTCGGCGGGAGCATCCGTGTCGAGAGCGCCTAG
- a CDS encoding fibronectin type III domain-containing protein, producing the protein MHVRRRLIALVAGLAAGLSLGLTGPATATAGSAPPTPFNFYVNNVTATQVSMQWSPGYLTEPTRWRVYQNDVLVTTSFGSAYVARNLVPGQTYGFRIVAVDASGDVAAPTRTITVTTRGPGVQPGAPSGLRTTEVSPARVLLEFDRPGDEFDVGAYQVFDGSTLVAWAAAPFAQPTATVTIRQLTPGSTHHYTVRASRSSGLSAPTNTLTVTTPTTTDVTPPGTPSGLAGRIVRYTCDNAALTWTPSTDDRDAPGAIDYEVFGNGRIISVARGTGATTVWLPDLGANTVKVRAVDSSGNASAFSNAITLTVDPACEP; encoded by the coding sequence ATGCACGTCCGCAGGCGTCTCATCGCATTGGTCGCAGGGCTGGCCGCCGGGTTGTCACTGGGCCTCACCGGGCCTGCGACGGCGACGGCGGGGTCCGCGCCACCGACCCCGTTCAACTTCTACGTCAACAACGTCACCGCCACGCAGGTGTCGATGCAGTGGTCGCCCGGGTACCTCACCGAGCCGACCAGGTGGCGGGTCTACCAGAACGACGTGCTGGTGACCACGAGCTTCGGCAGCGCCTACGTCGCCCGGAACCTCGTGCCGGGGCAGACGTACGGCTTCCGGATCGTCGCGGTCGACGCGTCCGGCGACGTCGCGGCACCGACTCGCACGATCACCGTCACGACCCGCGGCCCCGGCGTGCAGCCAGGAGCGCCGTCCGGCCTGCGCACCACCGAGGTGTCGCCGGCCCGGGTGCTGCTGGAGTTCGACCGCCCCGGCGACGAGTTCGACGTCGGCGCATATCAGGTCTTCGACGGGTCGACGCTGGTCGCCTGGGCGGCCGCGCCGTTCGCGCAGCCGACGGCGACCGTGACGATCCGGCAGCTGACGCCGGGCAGCACGCACCACTACACCGTCCGCGCCAGCCGGAGCAGCGGCCTGTCGGCGCCGACGAACACGCTCACGGTCACGACGCCGACGACCACCGACGTCACGCCGCCGGGCACGCCGTCCGGGCTGGCCGGCCGGATCGTCCGCTACACCTGCGACAACGCCGCGCTCACGTGGACACCGTCGACGGACGACCGGGACGCGCCCGGCGCGATCGACTACGAGGTGTTCGGCAACGGCCGGATCATCTCGGTCGCGCGCGGCACCGGCGCCACGACCGTGTGGCTGCCCGACCTCGGCGCGAACACGGTCAAGGTGCGCGCCGTAGACAGTTCGGGCAACGCGTCCGCCTTCAGCAACGCGATCACGCTGACGGTGGACCCGGCCTGCGAGCCCTAG
- a CDS encoding phospho-sugar mutase, with amino-acid sequence MTDVLEQARAWLADDPDPATRAELQAVLDAAVAGDTDAAADLSDRFAGILQFGTAGLRGAIGAGPSRMNRAVVIRAAAGLAAFLLAARTPVNGARHRVIVGYDARYRSYDFATDTAAVLTAAGIEALVMPRLLPTPVLAFSVRHLSADAGVMVTASHNPPQDNGYKVYLGGPDGGSQLVAPADAEIAAHIDAVDSVASVPRTESGWAEIGEEVVTAYLAAAAGVAEPGGPRDLRIVHTSLHGVGGVTAGEALIRAGFTDLHTVAEQAEPDPDFPTVAFPNPEEPGAIDLALALARRVGADVVIANDPDADRCAVALPDAGGEWRMLHGDEVGGLLGEHLARRGRTGVLANSIVSSRLLGRIAAALGLSHEETLTGFKWISRVPGLTFGYEEALGYCVDPESVRDKDGISTAVLVAELAAQAKAAGRTLWDLLDDLAVAHGLHATDQLSVRVDDLSLIAGAMARLRSASPPSLGGSEVVTADDLLAGDGGLPPTDGLRYLTADATRAVVRPSGTEPKLKCYLEVVVPVGDGDVGTARAVARERLAAVRADVAAALGLEAEPV; translated from the coding sequence ATGACCGACGTGCTCGAGCAGGCCCGCGCCTGGCTGGCCGACGACCCCGACCCGGCCACCCGGGCGGAGCTGCAGGCGGTGCTCGACGCCGCCGTGGCCGGTGACACCGACGCCGCCGCGGACCTCTCCGACCGGTTCGCCGGCATCCTGCAGTTCGGCACCGCCGGGCTGCGCGGCGCCATCGGCGCCGGCCCGAGCCGGATGAACCGCGCCGTCGTCATCCGCGCCGCCGCCGGCCTCGCCGCCTTCCTGCTGGCGGCCCGCACGCCGGTGAATGGCGCACGGCACCGCGTGATCGTCGGCTACGACGCCCGGTACCGGTCGTACGACTTCGCCACCGACACTGCCGCCGTCCTGACCGCGGCCGGCATCGAGGCGCTGGTCATGCCGCGGCTGCTGCCGACGCCGGTGCTCGCGTTCTCGGTGCGCCACCTGTCCGCCGACGCCGGCGTCATGGTGACGGCCAGCCACAACCCGCCGCAGGACAACGGCTACAAGGTGTACCTCGGCGGCCCCGACGGCGGCTCGCAACTGGTCGCCCCCGCCGACGCCGAGATCGCCGCGCACATCGACGCCGTCGACTCCGTCGCCTCGGTCCCGCGGACGGAGTCGGGCTGGGCGGAGATCGGCGAGGAGGTCGTGACGGCGTACCTGGCGGCCGCCGCGGGGGTGGCCGAGCCTGGCGGCCCCCGCGACCTGCGCATCGTGCACACGTCGTTGCACGGCGTCGGCGGCGTGACGGCCGGCGAGGCGCTGATCCGGGCCGGCTTCACCGACCTGCACACCGTCGCCGAGCAGGCCGAGCCCGACCCCGACTTCCCCACCGTCGCGTTCCCCAACCCCGAGGAACCCGGCGCCATCGACCTCGCGCTGGCGCTGGCGCGGCGGGTCGGCGCGGACGTCGTCATCGCCAACGACCCCGACGCGGACCGGTGCGCGGTCGCGCTGCCCGACGCCGGCGGCGAGTGGCGGATGTTGCACGGCGACGAGGTCGGGGGGCTGCTGGGCGAGCATCTCGCCCGGCGCGGGCGGACCGGCGTGCTGGCCAACTCGATCGTGTCGTCGCGGCTGCTCGGGCGCATCGCGGCCGCGCTCGGGCTGTCGCACGAGGAGACCCTCACGGGGTTCAAGTGGATCTCCCGGGTGCCCGGCCTCACGTTCGGCTACGAAGAGGCGCTGGGCTACTGCGTCGACCCTGAGTCGGTGCGCGACAAGGACGGCATCTCGACGGCCGTGCTGGTGGCCGAGCTGGCGGCACAGGCGAAGGCGGCCGGCCGGACGCTGTGGGACCTGCTCGACGATCTCGCCGTGGCGCACGGCCTGCACGCCACCGACCAGCTGTCCGTCCGCGTCGACGACCTGTCGCTGATCGCCGGCGCGATGGCCCGGCTGCGCTCGGCGTCACCGCCGTCGCTGGGCGGGTCCGAGGTCGTGACGGCGGACGACCTGCTGGCCGGCGACGGCGGCCTGCCACCCACCGACGGCCTGCGCTACCTGACCGCCGACGCCACCCGCGCCGTCGTCCGGCCGAGCGGGACCGAGCCGAAGCTCAAGTGCTACCTCGAGGTCGTGGTGCCGGTCGGCGACGGCGACGTCGGCACCGCTCGCGCCGTCGCCCGCGAGCGGCTGGCCGCCGTCCGCGCCGACGTCGCCGCCGCGCTGGGCCTGGAGGCTGAGCCGGTATGA